In Elusimicrobiota bacterium, one DNA window encodes the following:
- a CDS encoding NUDIX hydrolase, with translation MSRFVEKPLRRRRVHKGRAVDFWVDTVRLSSGGTATREYLGHPGAVAVIAVATPGPDPEILLVRQYRYPVQETTLELPAGKLDPGEKPAACVNRELEEETGVRAGRVKKILSYWPTPAFANEVIHLYVARDLKPGRFSPDDDEIIEPIRLKLSEVLRRIRAGKIKDSKTVIGLLAYDRWRDR, from the coding sequence GTGAGCCGGTTCGTCGAAAAACCCCTTCGCCGCCGCCGGGTGCACAAGGGCCGCGCCGTGGATTTTTGGGTGGACACGGTCCGCTTGTCCTCGGGCGGCACCGCGACGCGGGAATACCTGGGCCATCCGGGCGCCGTGGCGGTCATCGCCGTGGCCACGCCGGGGCCGGACCCCGAAATCCTGCTGGTCCGCCAGTACCGCTACCCCGTCCAAGAAACCACCCTGGAACTGCCCGCCGGCAAACTCGACCCGGGAGAAAAACCGGCCGCCTGCGTGAACCGGGAACTGGAAGAGGAAACCGGCGTTCGCGCCGGACGGGTCAAGAAAATCCTCTCCTACTGGCCCACCCCGGCCTTCGCCAACGAGGTCATCCATTTGTACGTCGCCCGGGACCTGAAACCCGGGCGGTTCTCTCCGGACGACGACGAGATCATCGAGCCCATCCGCCTGAAGTTGTCCGAGGTGCTGCGGCGGATTCGCGCGGGAAAGATAAAGGACTCCAAAACGGTCATCGGCCTCCTGGCCTACGACCGTTGGCGCGACCGATAG
- a CDS encoding lamin tail domain-containing protein, with protein sequence MRRAVLLVLLILAARARGAVRINEIAFDQSAGPDWVELFNPDTSPVLLDGWVLSDMDAAAGNEIHLAYATPVPPGAFLVVFVDAAGPPDVDFSDGAGAVYSGTSTTVNLAVTEDELALFHGPVLSSGALVDFAAWVTDGDYNGIADQSQALAAGIWTASAAVTLSDLGNDYSVGRRRDGVDADQPADFVLFPRPTPGESNAPPPPPSSNPLQIDPATRAFSPFDPDAAHRAARLHYNAGSPAVMKSIRIFDTRGRVVRDLVAGDVGPAGIDLAGAAAGTVEWDGKDNAGEIVSVGLYVVLYEGADPSAGGIQRGRGIVAVGRPR encoded by the coding sequence GTGCGCCGCGCCGTCCTCCTCGTTCTGCTGATCCTGGCGGCGCGGGCCCGGGGCGCGGTGCGCATCAACGAGATCGCCTTCGACCAATCCGCCGGCCCCGACTGGGTCGAGCTCTTTAACCCCGATACCTCCCCCGTTCTCCTCGATGGCTGGGTTCTCTCCGACATGGACGCCGCCGCCGGCAACGAAATCCACCTTGCCTACGCGACGCCCGTCCCGCCCGGCGCGTTTCTGGTGGTTTTCGTGGACGCCGCCGGGCCGCCGGACGTCGATTTTTCCGACGGGGCCGGCGCGGTTTACAGCGGCACGTCGACCACCGTCAATCTGGCCGTCACCGAAGACGAATTGGCCCTCTTCCACGGCCCGGTTCTTTCCAGCGGCGCCTTGGTGGACTTTGCGGCCTGGGTGACGGACGGGGATTACAACGGGATCGCGGATCAATCCCAGGCCCTGGCGGCGGGAATCTGGACGGCCAGCGCGGCCGTGACCCTGTCCGATTTGGGAAACGATTATTCCGTTGGTCGCCGGCGGGACGGCGTCGACGCCGACCAACCGGCGGATTTCGTCCTTTTTCCGCGCCCGACGCCCGGAGAATCCAACGCGCCCCCGCCGCCGCCCTCTTCCAACCCCCTGCAAATCGATCCGGCGACGCGCGCCTTCTCCCCTTTTGATCCCGACGCGGCCCATCGGGCGGCGCGCCTCCATTACAACGCCGGATCGCCGGCCGTCATGAAATCGATCCGCATTTTTGACACGCGTGGACGCGTGGTGCGCGATCTGGTGGCGGGGGACGTCGGACCGGCCGGGATCGATCTGGCCGGCGCGGCGGCCGGAACCGTCGAGTGGGACGGAAAAGACAACGCCGGAGAAATCGTCTCGGTCGGCCTCTACGTCGTCCTCTACGAGGGGGCGGATCCCTCGGCGGGAGGGATCCAACGGGGGCGGGGAATCGTGGCGGTGGGAAGACCGCGATGA
- a CDS encoding biotin--[acetyl-CoA-carboxylase] ligase: MTAAPDLIELLTRRPGALVSGSDLAKALGLTRAAVHKRVAKLRSQGFQIDGASRRGYCWVGAADRLDPAGLRRGFVRDVRRYDALPSTQDEAKTRALSGAPEGTLIVADRQTAGRGRLGRTWISPPGGLWYSIVLRPPVAPDAVPALILVAALEWARVLESRGVPARLKWPNDLWVEGRKVAGLLTEMSAEMDRVHWAVLGVGINVSNEPPTNTEVPAAALKEWLGNRVTRQELLSSWIDRFSASYRRYGAAGFAPFRRAYEARSWLRGRSVRYQTATGTATGRAGGVDAAGRLRVETPRGSVAVAAGEVSLLRLNSR; the protein is encoded by the coding sequence ATGACCGCCGCCCCGGATTTGATCGAGTTGCTCACGCGCCGACCGGGGGCGCTCGTGTCGGGCAGCGATTTGGCCAAAGCCCTGGGATTGACCCGGGCGGCGGTGCACAAACGGGTCGCCAAGCTTCGGTCCCAGGGGTTTCAAATCGACGGGGCCAGCCGGCGGGGGTATTGCTGGGTCGGCGCCGCGGATCGCCTGGACCCCGCCGGGCTTCGACGGGGTTTTGTCCGGGACGTGCGGCGGTATGACGCCCTCCCTTCAACCCAGGACGAAGCCAAAACCCGGGCCCTGTCGGGCGCTCCGGAGGGAACGTTGATCGTCGCCGACCGGCAAACCGCGGGGCGGGGCCGGTTGGGGCGAACCTGGATTTCGCCCCCCGGCGGCCTCTGGTATTCGATTGTCCTGCGCCCTCCCGTGGCGCCGGACGCGGTGCCCGCGCTGATTTTAGTCGCCGCCCTGGAGTGGGCCCGGGTTCTGGAGTCCCGCGGGGTTCCGGCCCGGCTTAAATGGCCCAACGATCTCTGGGTGGAGGGCCGCAAAGTGGCCGGGTTGCTGACGGAAATGTCCGCCGAGATGGACCGGGTCCATTGGGCGGTTCTGGGCGTCGGGATCAACGTTTCCAACGAGCCCCCGACGAACACCGAGGTGCCCGCCGCCGCGCTGAAAGAGTGGCTGGGCAACCGGGTTACCCGCCAGGAACTGTTGTCGTCCTGGATCGATCGGTTTTCGGCGTCCTACCGGCGGTATGGCGCCGCCGGTTTCGCCCCTTTCCGGCGGGCCTACGAGGCGCGTTCCTGGCTCCGGGGCCGGTCGGTTCGCTACCAAACCGCCACCGGGACCGCCACCGGTCGCGCCGGCGGGGTGGACGCCGCCGGCCGCCTGCGGGTGGAAACCCCCCGGGGATCCGTGGCGGTCGCCGCGGGCGAAGTTTCCCTTCTCCGGTTGAATTCCCGCTGA
- a CDS encoding HD domain-containing protein, which translates to MPSTPPSPAGAAPDAELQELRDWKRRLGLLLDFTKVISSKRDLSALLILLVENAAKILKSERCTVFLLDKKKNELWSRVASGEREIRVPAGRGIVGEAMVARRVINIPDAYADQRFNQDVDRATGYRTRNLLTAPMVNAKGEVIGAFQVLNKTAGAFDSDDEKILLLVTEQAASAVENAQLYEIIRDATKDTIFRLAAAAEYKDLDTKKHLERMSRYSRMIAESMGLPEDFCESLFLASPMHDIGKLGVPDAILRKPGRLDEKEWLEMRKHPVYGAEILSHSENNLLQMSERVARSHHEKWDGTGYPDGLKGESIPLEARIVALADVFDALTSKRCYKPAFTLSDSLKIIEDGSGQHFDPRVVAAFQKVVPEATRVMEEYSDKPEDPPPFFDGRRP; encoded by the coding sequence ATGCCTTCGACCCCACCGTCCCCCGCGGGCGCCGCCCCCGACGCCGAGCTCCAGGAACTCCGGGATTGGAAACGCCGTCTCGGACTCCTCCTCGATTTCACCAAAGTCATTTCGTCCAAGCGGGACCTGAGCGCCCTGCTCATCCTCCTCGTTGAAAACGCCGCCAAAATCCTAAAGTCCGAACGGTGCACCGTTTTCCTCCTGGACAAGAAAAAAAATGAGCTGTGGTCCCGGGTGGCTTCCGGCGAACGGGAAATCCGGGTTCCGGCCGGTCGCGGCATTGTGGGCGAGGCCATGGTGGCCCGCCGCGTGATCAATATTCCCGACGCCTACGCCGACCAACGGTTCAACCAGGACGTCGACCGCGCCACCGGCTACCGCACCCGCAATTTGCTCACGGCCCCCATGGTGAACGCGAAAGGCGAGGTGATCGGGGCCTTTCAGGTTCTCAACAAGACCGCCGGGGCCTTCGACAGCGACGACGAAAAAATCCTGCTGTTGGTCACGGAGCAAGCCGCGTCGGCCGTTGAAAACGCCCAGTTGTACGAAATCATCCGGGACGCCACGAAAGACACGATTTTCCGTTTGGCCGCCGCGGCGGAATACAAAGACCTCGACACCAAGAAACACCTGGAGCGCATGAGCCGCTACAGCCGGATGATCGCCGAATCCATGGGTTTGCCCGAGGATTTTTGCGAGAGCCTTTTCTTGGCGAGCCCCATGCACGACATCGGCAAATTGGGGGTTCCGGACGCCATTTTGCGAAAGCCGGGCCGGTTGGACGAAAAGGAATGGCTGGAAATGCGGAAACACCCAGTCTACGGAGCGGAGATATTAAGCCATTCCGAAAACAATTTACTCCAAATGTCGGAACGCGTGGCCCGGTCCCACCACGAGAAATGGGACGGAACCGGCTACCCGGACGGGCTCAAAGGCGAGTCCATCCCCCTCGAAGCCCGCATCGTCGCCCTGGCCGACGTGTTCGACGCGCTGACTTCCAAACGGTGCTACAAGCCGGCGTTCACCCTGAGCGACAGCCTAAAAATCATCGAAGACGGGTCCGGCCAACACTTCGACCCCCGGGTGGTGGCGGCGTTCCAAAAGGTCGTTCCCGAAGCCACCCGCGTCATGGAGGAATATTCGGACAAACCCGAGGACCCGCCCCCCTTCTTCGACGGTCGACGTCCCTAG
- a CDS encoding hybrid sensor histidine kinase/response regulator has protein sequence MDNTQTLRLLLADRDAGFTRIFQERFRALADHIVTIETCTSGADLVERFYAQPYDLVFLDLALPGLDPKELLSRLSQTSLPLPVVALSSEHNTRPVVEAMKLGVLDHLMKEDFITLELAGFVGRLRETFRLRRENAELLQINQMKNDFLATISHELRTPLTSILGLSEILLAGRMGPLVPRQSESLKKIIEQSQNLAKLINQLLDVQDIVQERMRLDFRPLSLAEIAQARGDAVQPLFQQKGVTLRVEPMDDRLLFQGDREALDKVLEHVLLNALKFTPAKGLVLVSAKALPPRSVQLSVLDTGQGIPNEALPYVFQKFFHADQSLTRAYGGLGLGLAYCKHVVEALGGRIWVESAGVGKGTRVNMTFPQMGLKGVENGKALKTVLWVDDNPNMLELIEVGFTALPPNVKLLTCRSGGAALESAATRPPDLIVLDIMMPDMNGLEVLDRLQKNEKTRKVPVMVVSGYREAAQEAVGRGAVDYFLKPFRVPEMLDKIRHHLGLPKEP, from the coding sequence ATGGACAACACGCAAACCCTCCGATTGCTTTTGGCCGACCGGGACGCCGGTTTCACCCGGATTTTTCAGGAACGCTTCCGCGCCCTGGCCGACCACATCGTGACCATCGAGACCTGCACCTCCGGGGCCGACCTGGTGGAGCGGTTCTACGCCCAACCCTACGATCTCGTGTTCCTCGACCTGGCCTTGCCGGGCTTGGATCCGAAGGAACTCCTGAGCCGGTTGTCTCAAACCTCCCTCCCGCTTCCGGTGGTGGCCCTCTCCAGCGAACACAACACCCGCCCCGTGGTGGAAGCGATGAAGCTGGGGGTTCTTGACCACCTGATGAAGGAGGATTTCATCACGCTGGAACTGGCGGGGTTCGTCGGTCGTTTGCGGGAGACCTTTCGGCTTCGCCGGGAAAACGCCGAACTCCTCCAGATCAACCAGATGAAAAACGATTTTCTGGCCACGATTTCCCACGAGTTGCGCACGCCCCTCACCTCCATTTTGGGTTTAAGCGAGATCCTTCTGGCCGGGCGCATGGGCCCGCTGGTCCCCCGGCAAAGCGAAAGCTTGAAAAAGATCATCGAGCAGTCCCAGAACCTGGCCAAACTCATCAATCAATTGCTGGACGTCCAGGACATCGTTCAGGAACGCATGCGACTCGATTTCCGTCCCCTCTCCCTGGCGGAGATCGCCCAGGCCCGGGGCGACGCCGTTCAACCCCTCTTTCAGCAAAAGGGCGTCACCCTCCGGGTGGAGCCCATGGACGACCGGTTGCTCTTTCAGGGGGACCGGGAAGCCCTGGACAAGGTGCTGGAGCACGTGCTCCTGAACGCCCTCAAATTTACCCCGGCCAAGGGCTTGGTTCTGGTGTCGGCCAAGGCGTTGCCGCCCCGATCGGTTCAATTGAGCGTGTTGGACACGGGCCAGGGGATTCCCAACGAAGCGCTGCCCTACGTCTTTCAGAAATTTTTCCACGCGGACCAATCCCTCACCCGGGCCTACGGGGGGTTGGGGCTGGGTCTGGCTTATTGCAAGCACGTGGTGGAAGCCCTGGGCGGACGCATTTGGGTGGAGTCCGCCGGCGTGGGCAAGGGCACCCGGGTCAACATGACTTTTCCGCAAATGGGACTCAAAGGCGTCGAAAACGGGAAGGCCTTGAAAACCGTTTTGTGGGTGGACGACAACCCCAACATGCTGGAATTGATCGAGGTGGGGTTCACGGCCCTCCCGCCCAACGTCAAATTGCTCACCTGCCGGTCCGGCGGGGCCGCTCTGGAATCCGCCGCCACCCGGCCGCCGGATTTGATCGTTTTGGACATCATGATGCCCGACATGAACGGTCTGGAGGTTCTGGACCGCCTGCAGAAAAATGAAAAGACCCGCAAAGTCCCCGTCATGGTCGTGAGCGGCTACCGCGAGGCCGCCCAGGAGGCCGTGGGTCGGGGCGCGGTCGACTATTTCCTCAAACCCTTCCGCGTGCCCGAAATGTTGGACAAAATCCGCCACCATTTGGGCCTGCCCAAAGAACCCTGA
- a CDS encoding FAD-dependent oxidoreductase produces MPPMIYDVAVVGGGITGAGVVRDAALRGLSAVLIEKNSPGAATTASSTHLIHGGLRYLLYDRLTTHTTCWDSGRIVRIARPLLTRTPILWPVYDYHRHGIETVETLLESYDGFQKMKEGRPHLRLTARETRRLVPRLRPQGLRGGLLFDEWWVDPIALVRANLDSALRAGAQIRTGQVVTGFLREGARVRGVRVRLGGESQDISARMVINAAGPWVDRVARNAGVDVPLRLRKGVHLVYRNHLALSPERLGLLLEAEDRERYVFVIPGADGSTLVGPTDTPTPEGPDALSASAEDKRYLLASVRAYFPDFPDSFDGVSVGARPILGQAGSEKYLSREFEIIDHGARDGVPGLVTAAGGKMSDFRLMAEAAVDTTARLLGMSALSRTAHETLAGEPLDAAPDRRPPGALLKNFLRRHPRWREAHAWAYLAGGYARHWARKLAPANAVTAEAAWSHYR; encoded by the coding sequence ATGCCCCCGATGATTTACGACGTGGCCGTGGTGGGGGGCGGGATCACCGGAGCGGGCGTGGTCCGGGACGCGGCGCTCCGGGGCCTCTCCGCCGTCTTGATCGAGAAAAACAGTCCCGGCGCCGCCACGACGGCCTCCTCCACCCATCTGATTCACGGTGGGCTCCGCTACCTCCTCTACGACCGCCTGACCACCCACACCACCTGCTGGGACTCGGGCCGCATCGTCCGCATCGCCCGGCCGCTTCTGACCCGCACGCCCATCCTTTGGCCCGTCTACGATTACCACCGCCACGGCATCGAAACCGTGGAAACCCTGCTGGAAAGCTACGACGGCTTTCAGAAAATGAAGGAGGGCCGGCCCCATTTGCGCCTCACGGCCCGGGAAACCCGGCGGCTGGTGCCGCGGTTGCGTCCCCAGGGGCTTCGGGGCGGACTCCTATTCGACGAGTGGTGGGTGGACCCCATCGCGCTCGTCCGGGCCAATTTGGATTCCGCCCTCCGGGCCGGCGCCCAGATCCGGACGGGCCAGGTGGTGACGGGTTTTTTGCGGGAGGGGGCCCGGGTGCGGGGCGTGCGCGTTCGCTTGGGAGGCGAGTCCCAGGACATTTCGGCCCGGATGGTGATCAACGCCGCCGGTCCCTGGGTGGACCGGGTGGCCCGAAACGCGGGAGTGGACGTTCCCCTGCGGCTCCGCAAGGGCGTTCATTTGGTGTACCGCAACCATTTGGCGTTGTCGCCGGAGCGCCTGGGGCTCCTGTTGGAAGCCGAGGACCGGGAACGCTACGTGTTCGTGATTCCGGGCGCCGACGGGTCGACCCTGGTGGGGCCCACGGACACCCCGACCCCCGAGGGCCCCGACGCCCTCTCGGCCTCGGCCGAAGACAAGCGCTATCTCCTGGCCTCGGTGCGCGCGTATTTCCCGGATTTTCCCGATTCCTTCGACGGCGTCAGCGTGGGGGCCCGGCCCATTCTGGGCCAAGCCGGGTCCGAAAAATATTTGAGCCGGGAATTTGAAATCATCGACCACGGCGCCCGGGACGGCGTGCCGGGGTTGGTGACCGCGGCGGGGGGGAAAATGTCGGATTTTCGGCTTATGGCCGAAGCCGCCGTCGACACCACGGCCCGCCTCCTGGGCATGAGCGCCCTGTCCCGCACCGCCCACGAAACCCTGGCCGGCGAACCGTTGGACGCCGCCCCCGATCGGCGGCCCCCCGGCGCCCTACTAAAGAATTTTCTCCGCCGGCACCCGCGTTGGCGGGAAGCCCACGCCTGGGCCTACCTGGCCGGCGGGTACGCCCGGCACTGGGCACGGAAATTGGCCCCCGCCAACGCCGTCACGGCCGAAGCCGCCTGGTCCCATTACCGGTGA
- the nadC gene encoding carboxylating nicotinate-nucleotide diphosphorylase: MNFRREIAAALREDRARGDITSRGFIPGDARGRAALVARAAGVLAGVDAAAEAFRLMGGTRVRLLAKDGARVRPGRRVLEARGPLRALLSAERTALNVLSHLSGVATLTRRFVDGAARKSLQILDTRKTLPGLRDMEKYAVRCGGGVNHRRDLSAAVLIKENHLAFYRTDRDRRDLARRVAAARRRGRFVEMECRNRSEIGLGLTVGADILLLDNFSTDALPAAVRWTRAEAHRRGLRVPRLEVSGGVTLEKIGRLARTGVDRVSIGCLTHSAPALDFNMDVEIQ; the protein is encoded by the coding sequence GTGAATTTCCGACGAGAAATAGCCGCCGCCCTCCGGGAGGACCGCGCCCGGGGGGACATCACCTCCCGCGGGTTCATTCCCGGGGACGCCCGGGGCCGCGCCGCCTTGGTGGCCCGGGCCGCCGGGGTCCTGGCCGGGGTGGACGCCGCGGCCGAAGCCTTTCGCTTGATGGGGGGAACGCGCGTGCGCCTGTTGGCGAAGGACGGCGCCCGCGTCCGGCCGGGACGCCGGGTGCTGGAAGCCCGGGGGCCCCTGCGCGCCCTTTTGAGCGCCGAACGCACGGCCCTCAACGTCCTGTCCCACCTGTCCGGCGTCGCCACGCTGACCCGGCGATTTGTCGACGGGGCCGCCCGAAAATCCCTTCAAATCCTCGACACGCGCAAAACCCTCCCCGGCCTTCGGGACATGGAAAAATACGCCGTGCGGTGCGGGGGCGGCGTCAACCACCGGCGGGACCTGTCGGCGGCCGTGCTGATCAAGGAAAATCATTTGGCCTTCTACCGCACCGATCGGGATCGCCGGGACCTGGCCCGGCGGGTGGCCGCGGCGCGCCGCCGGGGGCGGTTCGTCGAAATGGAGTGCCGAAACCGTTCGGAAATCGGGTTGGGGCTGACGGTCGGCGCGGACATCTTATTGTTGGACAATTTTTCGACCGACGCTCTCCCCGCGGCCGTCCGTTGGACCCGGGCGGAGGCCCATCGGCGGGGCCTTCGGGTTCCCCGGTTGGAAGTGTCGGGAGGGGTGACCCTCGAAAAAATAGGCCGCCTGGCCCGGACCGGGGTGGATCGGGTGTCGATCGGTTGCTTGACCCATTCGGCCCCCGCCCTGGACTTCAATATGGACGTGGAAATTCAATGA
- the mtnP gene encoding S-methyl-5'-thioadenosine phosphorylase: MTRQKTLSEPVRVAVIGGSGVYDIDGLSDVQTVKIKTPFGDPSDAIVVGRLEGVRCAFLPRHGRGHRHLPGEVPALANVYALKSLGVERILGIGAVGSLKEELAPRHFVVPDQVFDRTKFRRTSFFGDGVVGHVSVDQPFCAGLSQTLFEAARDIGVTAHRGGTYVCIEGPSFSTKAESQVNRSHGFSVVGMTLVPEYKLAREAEICYATVSLVTDYDVWKEGEEVSVEKVIATLHANVDNVKKLIRRALPRLTAARTCACASALRHAVFTNPAVVKPATRKKLDLLIGKYLPAKPKR, translated from the coding sequence ATGACCCGCCAAAAAACCCTTTCCGAGCCCGTCCGCGTCGCCGTCATCGGCGGAAGCGGCGTCTACGACATCGACGGCCTTTCCGACGTCCAAACCGTTAAAATCAAAACCCCCTTCGGCGATCCCTCGGACGCCATCGTCGTCGGCCGCTTGGAAGGGGTCCGCTGCGCTTTCCTGCCCCGGCACGGGCGGGGCCACCGCCATTTGCCCGGGGAGGTGCCCGCCTTGGCGAACGTTTACGCCCTCAAATCCCTGGGCGTCGAACGGATTTTGGGCATCGGCGCCGTCGGCAGCCTCAAAGAGGAGCTGGCGCCCCGGCATTTCGTCGTTCCGGACCAGGTGTTCGACCGCACCAAATTCCGCCGGACCAGTTTTTTCGGCGACGGCGTGGTGGGGCACGTTTCCGTGGACCAGCCCTTTTGCGCCGGCCTTTCCCAAACCCTTTTTGAAGCCGCCCGGGACATCGGCGTCACGGCCCACCGGGGCGGCACGTACGTCTGCATCGAAGGCCCCAGTTTTTCCACCAAAGCCGAATCCCAGGTCAATCGTTCCCACGGATTCTCCGTGGTGGGCATGACCCTGGTGCCCGAATACAAGCTCGCCCGGGAGGCGGAGATCTGCTACGCCACCGTGTCCCTGGTGACGGACTACGACGTGTGGAAGGAGGGCGAGGAGGTCTCCGTCGAAAAGGTGATCGCCACCCTGCACGCCAACGTGGACAACGTCAAAAAACTCATCCGCCGGGCGCTTCCACGCTTGACCGCCGCCCGGACCTGCGCCTGCGCCTCGGCCCTTCGCCACGCCGTGTTCACGAACCCCGCCGTCGTGAAACCGGCGACCCGGAAGAAGTTGGACCTTCTGATCGGGAAATACCTCCCCGCGAAGCCGAAACGCTGA
- the uvrB gene encoding excinuclease ABC subunit UvrB, with protein MGTHRMNAFQVVSRFSPAGDQPAAIDQLVRGLRAGDKHQVLLGVTGSGKTFTMANVIAAMNCPALVLSPNKILAAQLYAELKAFFPKNAVEYFISYYDYYQPEAYVPQSDTYIEKDASINDHIDRLRLKATSSLLERRDVIVVASVSAIYGLGSPREYKDLCVGLEVGAPRERDDVTRGLVDIQYERNEIEFSRGKFRVKGDVVDIFPAYLETALRLEFDGGVLKRLREINPLTGETIQEKERTFVYPAKHFVTTGPTIDRALEDIRGELSERLGVLRGEGKLLEAQRLEQRTRFDMEMMKELGFCHGIENYSRPLSGRKPGERPACLFDYFPSDYLVVIDESHVTVPQIGGMYEGDRSRKQTLVDYGFRLPSALDNRPLKFSEFEALVPRVVYVSATPGPYELKKTGGAVVEQVIRPTGLVDPEVLLRPIQGQVEDLIGRIQERVKRRERVLVTTLTKKTAEDLSDYLEGRGLRVRYLHSDIESLRRIEILKDLRRGAFDVLVGINLLREGLDLPEVSLVAVLDADKEGFLRSETTLIQVCGRAARNVNGQVVLYADKITGSMERAMGEMDRRRQKQTAHNAAEGITPKTIVSAVHDLEEFQMKAKETLLPGLFREAGASYLTRKELPNLIKQLEAQMREAADALDYELAAVIRDKMIEIKDMMATGRGTRSGKIQKGRGKKAGDG; from the coding sequence ATGGGGACCCACCGAATGAACGCCTTTCAGGTTGTTTCAAGATTCTCGCCGGCGGGGGACCAACCCGCGGCCATCGACCAATTGGTGCGGGGACTTCGGGCCGGGGACAAGCACCAGGTCCTCCTGGGGGTCACGGGCAGCGGCAAGACCTTCACCATGGCCAACGTGATCGCCGCCATGAATTGCCCCGCGCTCGTCCTCTCCCCGAACAAAATCCTCGCCGCCCAGCTTTACGCCGAGTTAAAAGCGTTCTTCCCCAAAAACGCCGTCGAGTATTTCATTTCCTACTACGACTATTACCAGCCCGAAGCGTACGTCCCCCAAAGCGATACCTACATCGAGAAAGACGCTTCCATCAACGACCACATCGACCGGTTGCGGCTGAAAGCGACCTCGTCGCTTCTCGAACGCCGCGACGTGATCGTGGTGGCCTCGGTGTCGGCGATTTACGGGTTGGGCAGTCCCCGGGAATACAAGGACCTGTGCGTGGGCCTTGAGGTTGGCGCGCCCCGGGAGCGGGACGACGTGACCCGGGGATTGGTGGACATTCAATACGAGCGAAACGAGATCGAATTCTCCCGGGGGAAATTCCGGGTCAAAGGCGACGTGGTCGATATTTTTCCCGCTTATTTGGAAACCGCCCTTCGCCTGGAATTCGACGGGGGGGTGCTCAAACGCCTTCGGGAAATCAATCCCTTGACCGGCGAAACGATCCAGGAGAAGGAGCGCACCTTCGTGTACCCCGCCAAACACTTCGTCACCACGGGCCCGACCATCGACCGGGCCCTGGAGGATATTCGGGGGGAATTGTCGGAGCGGCTGGGGGTCCTGCGGGGCGAGGGCAAGTTGCTCGAAGCCCAGCGGTTGGAACAGCGGACCCGGTTCGACATGGAAATGATGAAAGAGTTGGGCTTTTGTCACGGCATCGAAAACTATTCCCGCCCCCTCTCGGGACGAAAGCCGGGGGAGCGCCCGGCCTGCCTCTTCGATTATTTTCCATCCGATTATCTGGTGGTCATTGACGAATCCCATGTGACGGTGCCCCAGATCGGCGGCATGTACGAAGGCGACCGCTCCCGGAAGCAGACCCTGGTCGATTACGGTTTCCGCCTGCCCTCCGCCTTGGACAACCGTCCGCTGAAATTTTCCGAGTTCGAAGCCCTCGTGCCCCGCGTGGTGTACGTCAGCGCCACCCCCGGCCCCTACGAGTTGAAAAAGACCGGGGGGGCCGTGGTGGAGCAGGTCATCCGCCCCACGGGCCTGGTCGATCCGGAGGTCCTTCTTCGTCCCATCCAGGGCCAGGTGGAGGATTTGATCGGGCGGATTCAGGAACGGGTGAAACGGCGGGAACGGGTGTTGGTCACGACGCTGACGAAAAAGACGGCGGAGGATTTATCCGATTATCTTGAGGGGAGGGGCCTTCGGGTCCGGTATCTGCATTCGGACATCGAATCCCTTCGCCGGATCGAAATCCTGAAGGACCTGCGCCGGGGGGCCTTCGACGTGCTGGTGGGCATCAATCTTCTTCGCGAGGGGCTCGATTTGCCGGAAGTGTCCCTGGTGGCGGTGCTGGACGCCGACAAGGAAGGGTTTCTTCGATCGGAAACGACGCTCATTCAAGTGTGCGGGCGGGCCGCCCGGAACGTGAACGGCCAGGTGGTGCTTTACGCCGACAAGATCACCGGCTCCATGGAGCGGGCCATGGGGGAAATGGACCGTCGTCGGCAAAAACAAACCGCCCACAACGCGGCCGAAGGCATCACCCCCAAAACCATCGTTTCGGCGGTTCACGATTTGGAGGAATTCCAGATGAAGGCCAAGGAAACGCTTTTGCCCGGCTTGTTCCGGGAGGCGGGCGCCTCCTATTTAACCCGGAAAGAACTGCCGAACTTGATCAAACAGCTCGAAGCGCAAATGCGGGAAGCCGCCGACGCCCTGGACTACGAGTTGGCCGCGGTGATCCGTGACAAGATGATCGAAATCAAGGACATGATGGCCACCGGGCGCGGGACCCGGTCGGGAAAAATTCAAAAAGGTCGGGGAAAAAAGGCGGGGGACGGCTAG